The following are encoded together in the Bradyrhizobium genosp. L genome:
- a CDS encoding DUF2934 domain-containing protein, giving the protein MTGPTEQEIRTRAYELWKDAGEPQGTMDQLWYQAERELLERKAANGNGKAANGKPNGEMNGHHKPATYQ; this is encoded by the coding sequence ATGACAGGTCCCACCGAACAAGAGATCCGGACCCGCGCCTACGAATTGTGGAAAGACGCCGGCGAACCCCAGGGCACCATGGATCAGCTCTGGTACCAGGCCGAACGCGAGCTGTTGGAGCGCAAGGCCGCCAACGGCAACGGCAAGGCGGCAAACGGCAAGCCGAACGGCGAAATGAACGGTCATCACAAGCCGGCAACGTACCAGTAG